The Syntrophaceae bacterium genomic interval CGGTCTTTTTCTTTCCGCTCCCCGTTTCCTGCCCGTCCGACGTCTTTCCCTTTGTCGCTTTTGCGCCCCGTGTTCGTGTCGGCGTGGACGGTTTCAGGGCGCTCAGCTTCTTCAGCAGCTCCTCGTTCTTCCTAGCCATTCAGTATTTCCTCCGTCAGGGCCCAGAAATCCTCCGTCCCGGCACACCGGGGACCGTATTCATAGATGCTCTTCTGGGCGATCTGAGCCTTCACCAAGTCTATGTTGACCCGGATGGCCGTGCGAAGCAGGCGATCTCCGAGGTCGTCCCGGAGAACCTGCAGAATCTGGTCGGACAGGGCTGTCCTCCGGTCAAACTTGGAGAGCAGGACCCCCCGGAGCTTCAGGGTGCGGTTGTACTCCTTGCGGATCCCCTCGATTTCCTCCAGGAGCTGTTTGAGTCCCAGGATGGCGAAGAATCCCACCTCCACCGGGACGATGACCTCATCCGCCGCCGCCAGGGCGCTGCGCGTGAAGACGTTGATGCTGGGCGGGCAGTCGTAGAGCATGAAGTCATAGGATCGTTCCAGGGGGGCAAGAAGTTTCTTCAGTCGCCGTACGCCGTCGTCCCGGTGCAGAAGAGGCTCGATGTCCTTGAGGGCGTTGTTGGCCGGCAAAACGTCCGCTTCTTCTGTCGGAACAACGAACTCCCTGGGATTCCCGCCTTCCGCCAGGAGATCCTTGACGGTGCGCCCGTCTCCCTCGATGATCAGCCCCAGGGAGGCCGAGGCGTTTCCCTGGGCGTCCAGGTCCACCAGGAGGACCCGCTTCCCCCGGCGGGTCAGCCCGCCGGCGAGCCCGAGGGCGGCGGTGGTCTTGCCGACCCCGCCCTTCTGGTTCGTGAAGGCGATCTTTCTGGCCATGCTCCGCCTCCTTATTCTTGGAATGAGAATGAAGACAGGCAACCGACAGGCATTGATAATATCAATCGGCCCTGCCGCGCAACCGTTTTTCCGGTTTTTCTCGAAACAGGCTCCCCAGCCTCTGCAATGGCGGCTACCGCTCGGGTCTTGAATGTAGTATGATCCGGCCCGCTCGCGACGCTCAGCAGATCCGCGGGCAGAGCATCACGGCCGGGACATGGAAATCGCATACACGGCCTTTGAGGGAGGGGCAGCGATGGAATACAGGTTTCGGGAAGACTGCAAGGGAGTTGACTGGCATCAGGTTCAGGAGGCTCTCCGGGAGGCAGGCATGGGGTTTTACGACCACGCCCGCCATCGCCGGGCCTTCGAAAACAGCGAAGCGGTCGTTTTCGTCTATTCGGGCGAGCGGATCATCGGCTTCGGAAGGGCCATTTCCGATGGGGCCTACCAGGCGGCCGTGTACGACATGGTGGTGACGCCGGAACACCAGGGCCGGGGTCTGGGCCGAAAAATCCTGGAGACGATCCTGGAAAAGGTCGGCCATTGCAACGTCATCCTTTATGCCAGCCCGGGACGGGAGGGCTTCTATGAGACCATGGGATTCGGCCGCCTGAAGACGGGCATGGGCCGTTTCCTCCGCCACGAGGAAAAGCGGGAAAAGGGAATGGTGGAATGAACCCCGGAAAACAGGTCAGATTTATTTTTTGACGACCTCGAAAAAAACCCGCAGACAAGGCGCGCAAGTCCTGAGGAGTGAGGCGTACTCCGGCGGCGTTCGAAGGCCGCTCAAAAGGGGTCGGATGCAAGGCCCTCGAAGTCCGGAGCCGCGAGTCGTACTTTTCGGTACGTCGAGCGGTGAAGGACGAGAGAAACGCAGCAGACGGCCCCTTTTCAGCGGCCGCCCGTCAGAACAGCCAGAGGTGGTCCAATTCTTCTCCCTCCCTCCCCTCCGTCTTCCGCATCCGGACGACCTGAGCGGGCATGCCCGCCACGAGCGCGTTGGCGGGAACGTCCTTGACGACCATGGAGTGTGAGGCCACGATCGCCTGCTCGCCTACGGTGACCCCGGGGAGAATGACGGCACCGGAATAGATTTTCGCGTAATCCCGGATGACCACGGGTTTGTATTCCCGGACGATGTGCGACGCCTCCGAGTGGCTGTGCGTGAAGATGCGCACGTCTTCCGTCAGCGCCACATGATTGCCGATGGTGACGCCGCCCTTGGAATCCACGAAGACGCCCCGGTTGAAAAACACGAAGTCGCCTACCTCAATGTTCTGCCCGAAATTGAATCGGCAGTTCTCTTCCGCAATGAAGCCGGTACCGCACTTTTTGAACAGGCGCTCCGCGATCAGCCTCCGGAAAAGGATCC includes:
- a CDS encoding ParA family protein; translated protein: MARKIAFTNQKGGVGKTTAALGLAGGLTRRGKRVLLVDLDAQGNASASLGLIIEGDGRTVKDLLAEGGNPREFVVPTEEADVLPANNALKDIEPLLHRDDGVRRLKKLLAPLERSYDFMLYDCPPSINVFTRSALAAADEVIVPVEVGFFAILGLKQLLEEIEGIRKEYNRTLKLRGVLLSKFDRRTALSDQILQVLRDDLGDRLLRTAIRVNIDLVKAQIAQKSIYEYGPRCAGTEDFWALTEEILNG
- a CDS encoding GNAT family N-acetyltransferase — encoded protein: MEYRFREDCKGVDWHQVQEALREAGMGFYDHARHRRAFENSEAVVFVYSGERIIGFGRAISDGAYQAAVYDMVVTPEHQGRGLGRKILETILEKVGHCNVILYASPGREGFYETMGFGRLKTGMGRFLRHEEKREKGMVE
- a CDS encoding acyltransferase; this encodes MGKTTDNMLDEIGAIIRTGLDEDGTLHIFRILDGPAYPREFLEDMTLYSELLPLGREHPFTSEQRCLHFLWDAFDRLPVCLDANFGILFRRLIAERLFKKCGTGFIAEENCRFNFGQNIEVGDFVFFNRGVFVDSKGGVTIGNHVALTEDVRIFTHSHSEASHIVREYKPVVIRDYAKIYSGAVILPGVTVGEQAIVASHSMVVKDVPANALVAGMPAQVVRMRKTEGREGEELDHLWLF